DNA sequence from the Candoia aspera isolate rCanAsp1 chromosome 10, rCanAsp1.hap2, whole genome shotgun sequence genome:
ccagacttaaAGTGCCTTGCCCTGTCTCAGAAACTTAACTTTAGAGCCATAAATGGTTTAAGACCAAGttatttaaagaagcattatcagCCTGTATGATTCTGTTGCTCCGGCAATGTTTTGGACGTCTGCCCCCTGGTAAGAGCTGGTGACACTGGTGAGGACAAAGAAACACCCCTTTCTCAGCATTGCCTCACTTCTGCAGCTCTCTCTTATGGACGCTTCAATGAGCCTTGAAGACTGTGCTCTTCCCAGCTATAAGCTAGTGAACAACAAACCCATAGCAGTTTTCTTCAGGGCAAGATTTCCTCAGTTTTCTATCATATGCGTATCATTTAATTTAAATCACTTGCCTACACGGGTGCTTTCTTCTCATTgctatgcattttaatatttgtattattttaattctttttattttaaaaaaattctattcaCTATCCAgaatcacttggtgagatgggcagccctacaaattaaataaataaatatccatgacATCTGTGTCATTTCAGAACTTTATGAGGGCGCAACTAAAAAAAAGCAGCTTAAAAATATCCTTGGCACACGTTTGTGTGATGTTTGACGCTAGAAAACAATAAATCCCAGCCCATGGGGTACAGCCAAAACCAATTACCAAATAACATCAACGGGATACCACTCATAACCACTCCATGTCTAAAACTGTCTGAAAAAGCCATGTTTTGATGGCTTCCCTAAAAATCAACAGGTTGGGGGTAGTATAATTTTGCAGGGTGTGCTATTCCAAAGGGGACTTGAGGCTGAGGCTGTGGTCCCTGAAGATGACAGTCCTTAAAAAAGGGACCTGGGGGTAGCCCACTTTCCCAAGTCTTATTACATGGGCAGATGCCACTGAAAGAGAGCGGTCCCAGGGATATTCAActcctaaaccgtgaagggctttaaaagggACAATCAATATTTTGAATTAGGAGAAAACTAGTGACTGGCACAGCTCCTAAAGTACAGCTGTGACATGGAAGAACTTTGAGCATccatcactgcattctggactagctgaagcttctggatggtcttcaagggcaggtcCATtgagagtgcattgcagtagtgcAAGCAAGAGGTGACagaggcatgaatgactgtgagcatgGCCAGGAACAAAATGAAAATTCAAGGTCTGCTCACAAACTTTCTCTCCTGTACACCAGAAGTTCAAGGGACATGCAGTCAGGGTGAGTGAACTCTGTGTTGGGAACAAGTGAAAACCCACCCAGGTTTGATGGGACATCTTATTCTTCTGAGCTCCTAAAGGGATGCACAGAGGATGCACACTGAGGGTTCATATGGATGCATGAACAAAAACACATATTGAAGTCAGTGGCAAAACCACTGTACCTTATCCCATTCATCAGCCTAGCATGTATCATAGGACCGGAAGAGGCCATTAGAGCATGGCATCCCATTCCTTGCTCAGTTTAGGGaactaaattaaagcatccctgacaaatgGCTATCGAGGCTCTGCTTAAATATATTCAGTGAACAGAAGCATAATACTTTCTTAGGTAACTGGTTCCACCTTTGAACTACTGAACAATGTTGAACCATGaggatttttttctctaataTTCAATTTATAACCTCACTTCATCCAAGCAGAGTCATAGAttagtgggagggagggagggggagttgtTCCTGGTATAGCCCAGATTTCTTGGAATCACTGCACAGCTGGATCCTCAGAAATACTTTCACTCCCTGGTAGCCAATACCCATAGTTCTGTTTGGATGCTCAGCATGGGTGCTTCAGAGTAGGGCTGTGGAAAGCTCTGACGGGGTGCCTCACTTGGACAATGCTCTGAGCAAAGCACCTTTTCAAAGCTGCTTCATGAAGCAATATGGGCCTTCACTTTTACAGAGCAAAACAGAACTGCTTCATTGCCTCATCTTGTTCCAGTGACCTCCAGAAGTACAGTAgattctcagttaaccggcacccatggggatttgtagatgccggataaatgtagtttctggttgagAGTTActgttaaaccctaatacccactagatggcagcagaaagatacagatttttttgctggttgcttgagagtgctgtttttttccagttctatttttgtgccagttgcttgagattGCTGGTTGCTTAAGTTCCGGTTAATGGAGAGTCTACTGTACCAGCAAAGGTTTCAGTGCATACAATGCTGGATGTGCCAGAGTAGACCTCCAAAGCAACATGAAATATGTTAGTAAGTTAGGCAGTGTTACCCCAACATCTAAACAAGCTGAATGAGGGCCACCTTGTATTGGCCAGAGAAATAATTGCATgaggtggaagaggaggagaaaccCACGGGTCCATAGATTCTCCTTGTGACAGTGAATTCTGTACAACCAAAGTCAGATGGGGCTTCCTTCTAAATGCAGAAAGTCACAGTCCCACTCTCCCAATACACATGACTATTATTGCACTATAATTGTTttaagagagccggtttggtgtagtggttaaggcgctgggttagaaactgggagaccacaagttctagtcttgccttaggcatgaagccagctgggtgaccttgggccatgacttgtccaggcagttgccaagagtcaataatgacttgcataaataaagtataaataaagtataaattaGTGCAATATCTTagaataaataaagtataaattCGTGCAATAACTTAGTAGAAACCCACTAGTTCTTCCTTGAAAAGCgacaggtcccctgtgcaagcaccgagtcatgtctgaccctttggggggacactgctttcgtgatgttttcttggcagactatagagcggggtggtttgccattgccttccccagtcgccaccttccccagcaagctggggactcattttactgaccttggaaggatggaaagctgagtggacctgagccagctacccaagaatccagctttcgCTGGGATTGAATTTGGGTTgtgggagagtttcagttgcaatactgccacctaccactctgagtTCTTCCTTACAGTTGGTCAAATTGCAGATGTCTGTAGGTTTTCCCAaagctccatttcttttgtgaagGCAGCAGTGGCCCAACTGTCATAAGCCCCCAACCCCAAACAAAGCACGCCAACACCCCGTTCTATGTGAAGAAAAATCACCTGCTGTGCTGTAGCCGCCTTGCCTCATGTTTCTGGCTTGCACATCCGCTGTATTTTCTACCGATATCTGAACAGGTAAATCTGAAAGGCAGTTGGCAAAAAAGGTTGACTTTTGAATAGACACCCAACTCAGATGGGCCATGTTACGTATCTTCGGATTCACCGAAGAGGTTCAGTGTTGGCAGAAATGTTGGATCGATTATCTATGTCAGGCAGAGGCATGCTTTGCAAAGAACAACAGACAATTATCGCTCTCTGACCTGCACAAGGTAAGGATCCAAGGAAGAAACTGTTTCCCTTGATCTTTGAGGCAGCCAAGTGAAGGGGCAGTATGCTGTCATGCCACAGGTTTGAGCTTTTATAAGAGAGAGGGTTTAATTTCACAGAGAAATAGACCATtctgttttaaaagagaaatccCAGACTGAGAGAGGCTGGGCACCAGATGGGACTCTAAAATATGTATACACTCAtgtagcgactgcctcatttagtgactgttcacagttatgatgatgaactttacaaccaatcctcacatttatgaccttcacaggtctataagGCAAAAAAgagctgaagtaagaccataagcacagtggcggtttcacttagcgactgctttgcttaacaaccaagttgctggtcccaatggtggtcactaaacgaggactacctgtagtaacaccaccaccaccaccattagtAGTGCAATTTGGGTTCCAGACTGAAGCCCACATATTTTTGCAGAAGGGTAAAAATATGCCTAAAGCCTCAAATTCCATTCCTTCCGTTCCATTATTATGTTTAATAGAAGCACAGGAGGACCTCCTCTCAGAAGaccccaaatcactgttttgcttTGGAGCTCAGCCGATGATACCCTCATTGCCCTGGGAGGAAGGTGGGATGTTCATCCTGCTCTGGGGCAAGAACCCTTCTACGTGAACGGTCCAGGTCTCGCGGAGGAACAGCCTGGGGGACATGGGTGACCAGCAGGGTCCCAATTGGCTGCTGCAGAACTGCCCCTCCCATTAGGATATGGGGGTTTAGGCTTCCATGGCTATTTCTGTTTGGGGCGCCAGAGAGAAcagaaccttaaaaaaaaattctttgtttTGTCAGAGGAATAAGGGCCTCATGGAAGATCTTCCACAAGGACCATTTTCCCATTTGTGCATCCCCGCCATCATTTGTCCTAGCTCTGGGTCCCAACATCACTGTCTCTCCTTGCTGTCACCCTTGCTTCTCTGAAGAGCCACTCCGATCCACGAAGGCAGCGCCAGATCCCAGGCAGCCCAAGTTCCAGCTTCTGCCTGGGCACTGTAGCCTGTGGGCTGAGCCCCAGGGGCGAGAAAAGAGCAGGGTGATGCTTGCAGCTGCGCCAAGGCGGCCTGGGAAGCGGAGGAGCAGCGTGCCCAGGCAGCTGCTGTTCAGAAGTGTTGCCACTCTCTTGTGTTGTATTTTGCATTCCAGGGAGCCATTGATAATTCATTTGCATATATGCAAAACGCTTGTTGCAGAAGAGAACAGTCTTACACTTAGATGAATACCCTCTAGAGCAGTGTATCTcagccttggcccctttaagatgtgtggacttcaactcccatggctgacgggaattctgggaattgaagtccacacatcttaaagtggccgaggctgagaaacactgctctagaatttGAGGCAATGTGCTTTAATTACATGCATATGTGTAAGCTAGGCAGTTCTAAGACATGTTTTGTGCATGGTTGTGCATGCAGGGTAACTAATGGCCCCACACGATCcttgagaaataataataataataataataataataataataataataataataatttgaatttgtatgccacctgattcccagtgactctgggtgtgaCAATGAGAAATATGGTAGGGCCCCATGATTAGCCCCACCCGTAAGGTCGTATGCTTCCTTTAGCCTCTCTCAAAATGGCACCCTTCGGATAAATGGTGTCTCCAAAATGGCATCCTAGGACTTCCCCATCAGCTATGCTGGTTGAGTCCAATGGACGTTGTAGctcaacacatctgaaagacatCACTTTTAGCGGAAGGTTATGCGGAGATGTTTTTCTATTCATCTGCCTTATAGAGACACTATTGGGGTAGAAGGGAAAGACGTAGACTTATTTCACATACAACACATACTCAATACCGCCCCACGTGTGGCACTGCAACCTGCCGTCTATTTGGTTTCCCCCCGTTTGGTACCATGTTCTCAGTGCTTGCTTCCTACACAAAAACTGAAGTTCGTACATACCTTCTTCACTAGTGAGAAAAGATGCCAGCATAGTCTCATTGCCACTGGGAGGTGGGTTGCCTCGGCTCATGTTCTCCCCTGAACTTGGGAGACTCGGGGCAGGGACACGGGGTCGGACCCTGCTTTTGCGTGTGCTGATGCGTATGATGCCCCGGACCAGCCTACATTCGGCATCCTGCTCATCCAAATGGTAGTCCTGAGTAATGCTGTTGATGAGGTCTGAGATCTTGTTGGTCTTCTCCAGGAAGACCGTGTCTGATGTACACTTGGCCAACTCATCGATCTGGTGGACACTGAAGAGCTCAGTGAGCTTTCTGAAGATTAGGCCATCAATCTCCCTACTGGACATGGAGCTGTTCAGCTCACCAAACTCAAGATCAGACTCATGGAAGGAATAATGTTCCTCAGAGCTTCGGTGGCTAGTAGGGGCAGGCTGCTTCTCGATGCTGAGCTGAGGGATCTTTTCTGGCAAAGGTTCCTTGTAACATGAATCGGAGTCTGTGGCAGAGCCAGGGTTCCGGTTTGGATAAAGCGGAACCCCTTTCAGTTTCACATCAGGGTAGCTAAAACTGCTTCCCATTGTGCTCTTCTCAGCTTGGCTTCCGTTCTTTTCACCGGGGGAGCTGTTGGCAGGACTGTTGGGTGAACGTCCATTGCACTCCTGGTTCTTCCCGTCATCAGTCAGGGTGCTATTGTATGAGATACTGGCTCGGCAGTCCTTGAAGCAGCTCCCGCAGGTTACGAGGCAGCAGAAGATTGCTTTGGAGGTATTCCAGGCCTGGGAAAGACTGGGACAGCACGGGGGCGGGGCACTTTCTGCAGGTCTGGGTATAAAGGTGTTGGTCTCTCCTTCGCCTCCATGGGAGTCTCTGGGATCAGCTTTATAGGCTCTTCTATCCCGCCTGGGCCTGCGGATGCGTTTAAGTTCTGGGGTAGAACCGCTAAATACCTCCAGGCTGATATCACTTGCCTTAGGAGAACTGATTCTCTGTGGGACTGCAACATCTTGAGGGGGCTGATCATAGTTGCTTATGTTTTGACAATGCTCTTGTTTCTTCCCAAGCATGACTCACCACCCCTAAGAGACCTGACAGGAAGAGGAAAACAGAGAAAATTGCTCCAGATGTGATCAGATATCATAGCCATGCTACCCAAACCGGATATAATAAAGACCTTTATCTCTCTCTTCTAACAGATAAGACTTCCCTCTGTCATCCAAGTCTTTCTGTTGGGTATGAATTGTGCAACAGGTCGGCACCTGTACACATGGATCTGAATTCTCAGTGCCACATTCTGAATTCTGGCACCTTTGGCATATACTTGTCTCTTCTTGGTATGACTTGCA
Encoded proteins:
- the KDF1 gene encoding keratinocyte differentiation factor 1, producing MLGKKQEHCQNISNYDQPPQDVAVPQRISSPKASDISLEVFSGSTPELKRIRRPRRDRRAYKADPRDSHGGEGETNTFIPRPAESAPPPCCPSLSQAWNTSKAIFCCLVTCGSCFKDCRASISYNSTLTDDGKNQECNGRSPNSPANSSPGEKNGSQAEKSTMGSSFSYPDVKLKGVPLYPNRNPGSATDSDSCYKEPLPEKIPQLSIEKQPAPTSHRSSEEHYSFHESDLEFGELNSSMSSREIDGLIFRKLTELFSVHQIDELAKCTSDTVFLEKTNKISDLINSITQDYHLDEQDAECRLVRGIIRISTRKSRVRPRVPAPSLPSSGENMSRGNPPPSGNETMLASFLTSEEDLPVQISVENTADVQARNMRQGGYSTAGSPLSRGSSFQDTETDSSGAPLLKVYC